GTCAAAGCCAGAGCAGCCAGCACAGAGAAAAGGGCCAGAAAGAACTTCATATTTGCGACTCTAGATGGAGTTTGAAATCGAATCAAAAGATTTCTTCATTTATACCTATAGTGTTGTATAAgcaaaagtaaataaatattaaatgtttttaacaCGCTTAATTTATTGTGAAATTTAGTTAAATAAGACCATTAAAACGTTAAAGGTTATTGTTAAATGTTAAACTGTGTTACCTAATAAGTTTAAAGGCTTgtaaaattgaatttatttgttatttagatagatattctaattttttttacctaAGTCTGTTTGGAATTATTCTCTTAAATAACACAGTTTTCCAGGACATAGAGAGATTATTTATCTACTTCTTTAACTTATtgtataaacattatttaatatgtatttgcataaattaaatggcaaaaaaaGAATAAGAATTTTCTTGATTAAAaagataaatatataaataagtttgtaaatataatacaatcaattttgtaatataatataatatacaaatataaataagatatagtcatgtTATATAAGCTACTTCCGCAAAAATTAGACAACCCTTCATTCTATATTCTTTATCCTACTTGTATCACGAAATTAGACTTCTAAAATCCTCTGAATTTTCTATTTCAACTAattcctatttaaaaatacactAAACCAATAACtcaaaacatatattttgttgctaaaccagttttatttcattcaatcataattataataatttttggatTGCTTCACAgctatttctttatttttactttgacgcaggagcaggagcaggagcagcagcagcaggagcgtCTGCTGGCTTGCCAACTACAATCTTGTTAGTATTAGTATTATCGTTTTGTCCACTAGCCACGGCCAGAGCCAGGAGCAGGGTAACAAAGGCTGATAGGTACTTCATATTTGCTTGCCAAAGTCGTCGTTAAAGATAAACCTCAATTGGCCCCTTATATATGTGATGGTCGTAAGTATATCTAATCATGATATTAGCTATACTATTCAACGAGACGCTTTCTTTAAATTAGagcgtaaataaataaattaatgtgAATAAACGAATTACAAAAGGTGACCACTATTACGTGTCCCATAATCAGCAGATGCAACTCATAATGAAAATGGCATGATTACTAGCCATTAAGATTTCTCTTCTCGTTTGTAACCTGAACCTGGATTACAAATTGAGGTATCGATTTCAAAATGGTCCGTGCGGCTCATAGGAGGCAAACGGAAAAAAATCGGAAggtaaaacaatattttcccAAGTAACCTCACGAGTCAacctttaaaaaatcaaacttCGAGAACGATTCTGGAAAATCGTATCTCTTCCTGTTCTTTTTATTAAAGGCGAAGAGCCAACCCAAGCGCTATTGTATTGCTCTTCGCCGGCGCCACACACCGGATGGACAGTGAAGATCCTTGGATAAGAATCTTTAATTTCTACAAGAATATACGCAGGGTTATCTACCAAAATGCCTTCTAGTATGGTATTCCCCTAGACACAGTAGAAGTAGTCTTCTCTAGAATCAGTTCTCTACATAAAGTTCTTTTTCAACTGTGGGGGACTTTTTCTTAAATCAAAAGACTTCTtagttataaataatttaatttgaaatgtTCTTTTATCTACTTCAAAGCccaaaacttattttttaacacTAATCagcttaaaactttaaaaacaattatgCTTTCGAATCATAATGGAAGGAACTTATTTTCTGctaaaatattcataatatattcctatagctctgccaattcatCCTCGTTTCTTTGTTGTCACAGCGCCATAAAGAACTAATTAATTCTTGCCAAATAAAGCCAAAGtaaatggccaaaagcaaTTTGACTGCCCGggcattattaaaattttataaaatatctcGCGGCGCTTTCAAgttttgtataaatattttgccatCATTAAGTATAAGCCATGACTGAGATTTGTTTATGCAAAACGCTATTTTGGAATTTCTTGGCCAgctatttatattttcactcTAAACACTTAAAAGGCCGCAGACGTCCAATGACCGTGCCTTCAGCCAACTCTTGATCTACGGCCCCGACCCTGTAGAACTAATGCTCGAATTTATTGTGACTTTTGGCACTGCCTGCAACAGCTGCTGCATATTATGTGGCACCCAGTAAAACTTCACCCAGAAATGGATggaaaaaagctaaaaaactGGAAAGGAACCAAAGCACACACATGTGTCTCCTGCTCAGTTTTATCTGCTGTGCTGCACGCGGCGCATTTGCATATTTCGGGCACAGGAGTCGCAGCTATAGCCGTGGCAACAGTGGCAGGAGctgagtttttatttttattccatttttattAATGCGAAAAATGTAATTTCAAGACTTTGCAACTGCAGCGGGCCTTAGGGGCTGCACGTAAGCcagacccaaaaaaaatacagaattGACGTGTGCAAAATTGGAAATATTTCATAGAATTATTACATAAGAAAGCGGGTTAACTTTAAGGCGGGGCTGATTTTCAGTCttattaaagaatatataattGAGATTGTTGTGATGCCCGAATAGTTACGCTCGATAGTACCATCAAATCTAATGTTTCCCCCAACATTCATAACAAATAGTAATCCAATCAAAACACTTGATTAGATTCTCCTCTTTAGCCTCAGCATTTGA
The Drosophila bipectinata strain 14024-0381.07 chromosome 3R, DbipHiC1v2, whole genome shotgun sequence DNA segment above includes these coding regions:
- the Mst57Da gene encoding accessory gland-specific peptide 57Da, which gives rise to MKYLSAFVTLLLALAVASGQNDNTNTNKIVVGKPADAPAAAAPAPAPASK